One region of Flavobacterium sp. KACC 22763 genomic DNA includes:
- a CDS encoding glycosyltransferase: protein MSIDYSANKTILVAPLNWGLGHATRCIPIIKALQENNYIPIIASDGVALALLRKEFPYIQTLELPSYHIEYAKNGKNFKWKLIKNLPKMITAILDEKKMINHWIKKHSIDGIISDNRLGVISKKVPSVFITHQLNVMTGNTTWFTSKCHQHFIKKYNECWVPDSNEKTNLTGDLGHLKNNELNLKYIGPLSRMKKKDTPKIYDLMIILSGPEPQRTFLDEKLQKEAAKYPGKVVFVQGKVEKSQEKWQAGNVTYYNFMNSKQLEQTFNESEFVLCRSGYTTVMDLAKLGKKAFFIPTPGQYEQEYLAIKLQEENLVPYAMQDDFTIGDLSKVKSFKGLSQFENNIDWDSLFKVFEDRTA, encoded by the coding sequence ATGAGCATAGATTATTCTGCGAATAAAACTATTTTAGTGGCTCCATTAAATTGGGGACTTGGACATGCCACTCGATGCATTCCTATTATCAAGGCGCTTCAGGAGAATAATTATATTCCGATTATCGCCTCCGATGGTGTTGCGCTGGCTCTATTACGAAAAGAATTTCCATATATACAAACTTTAGAATTGCCTTCTTATCATATTGAATATGCAAAGAATGGCAAAAACTTTAAATGGAAGCTGATTAAAAATCTTCCGAAGATGATTACAGCTATTCTCGATGAGAAAAAAATGATCAATCATTGGATAAAAAAACATAGCATTGATGGTATTATCTCAGACAACAGATTGGGAGTTATCAGTAAAAAAGTGCCTTCTGTTTTTATTACGCATCAATTGAATGTCATGACAGGAAACACAACTTGGTTTACGAGTAAATGTCATCAGCATTTTATTAAAAAATACAATGAATGCTGGGTTCCCGACTCCAACGAAAAAACAAACCTGACTGGAGATTTAGGCCACTTGAAAAATAATGAGCTGAATCTAAAATATATCGGACCGTTGAGCCGAATGAAAAAAAAGGATACTCCAAAAATATATGATTTGATGATTATATTGTCTGGACCTGAACCTCAGCGCACTTTCTTGGATGAAAAATTGCAGAAAGAAGCGGCAAAATATCCTGGAAAAGTGGTTTTTGTACAAGGAAAAGTAGAAAAATCGCAAGAAAAATGGCAGGCTGGAAATGTCACTTATTATAATTTCATGAACTCTAAACAGCTGGAACAGACTTTTAACGAAAGTGAGTTTGTATTGTGCCGTTCGGGTTATACCACTGTTATGGATTTGGCAAAGCTAGGCAAAAAAGCCTTTTTTATTCCAACACCTGGACAATATGAGCAGGAATATCTAGCGATAAAACTGCAGGAAGAAAATCTTGTACCGTATGCCATGCAGGATGATTTTACCATTGGAGACTTGTCGAAAGTAAAGTCATTTAAAGGATTGTCTCAATTTGAAAATAATATTGACTGGGATTCTTTATTTAAGGTTTTTGAAGACAGGACAGCGTAA
- a CDS encoding TonB-dependent receptor domain-containing protein yields MRFLKLVIISIFFLAFSSIEIKGQRIKNSKDKSYYSDDVLLEKKSLKSAQDTVVIKEKEHNELNEVVIKSQPSLLKYGANGNIDVNVNGTILATSSSVNELLGRVPNVVVADGEISVVGKGEAIIYLNGVLINYERFAAIPVSQIQKIEVISNPSSRYDAEGKAVINIVTKQNMDSGVMGTVNQHVTVSKFGGTLYNTLLDFNYSKEKFSFVTNYGLQLGRNRELLYTTRTRPNPDDFMKSELTTDWKRRFNNYSNFGFGVQYSFSPNNYISLAYSGNVNDLGGITESRNSIANNSGKSFYATDVDRNDVLLNQFINLNYNWTTAKGSSLFIGSQFSNYNQTIRDFIEESSLVEETDSERFLKNNVGSRINIIAVQADYSKKIDEKTKLEIGAKFSHATINSGTDFLISNDEINFELDDELSSDFEYNEKIAAVYFNYIGKLNKKVNFSLGVRAEKTSYNLFTNANGIQKFDKSYGNFFPNALLNFNFSEDWKGHFSYVSRITRPRYQALNPYVIYQDPFTTIEGNPNLLPEKTHAFEIGAMYKKFDFKVGYTYKIDPISAAALRGDTPNSYILRALNLEKGHTFFTSLSRSFNVKWWNSVNTASITWQKSVDNYYEFEFSPVEPQIYLYTNNTFTIPKLFKLQLLAWYLSDRSYGLGSENGRSTVTLGIERNFFKDALRLNFTANDIFHKFMVSGDYNVGQTQIYYHRTYSTNYFKLIATYNFGDSKKTTYKKSEVEQSENNRAR; encoded by the coding sequence ATGAGATTTCTAAAATTGGTTATTATTTCTATTTTTTTCCTTGCTTTTTCATCAATAGAAATAAAAGGGCAACGCATAAAAAATAGTAAGGATAAAAGTTATTATAGTGATGATGTACTCCTCGAGAAAAAGTCATTAAAGTCTGCTCAAGACACTGTGGTCATTAAAGAGAAAGAGCACAATGAGTTAAATGAAGTGGTTATAAAAAGCCAACCTTCATTATTAAAATATGGAGCCAACGGAAATATTGATGTCAATGTAAACGGAACTATTCTTGCAACCAGCAGTTCGGTAAACGAATTGCTAGGAAGAGTGCCAAATGTTGTAGTTGCCGACGGAGAAATAAGCGTTGTCGGGAAAGGGGAAGCCATAATTTATCTCAACGGAGTTTTGATTAATTACGAACGATTTGCTGCAATTCCCGTTTCGCAGATTCAAAAGATTGAAGTTATTTCCAATCCTTCTTCGAGGTACGATGCTGAAGGAAAAGCCGTAATCAATATTGTAACCAAACAAAATATGGATAGTGGTGTAATGGGAACGGTCAATCAGCACGTAACAGTTTCTAAGTTTGGAGGAACACTTTATAACACGCTTTTGGATTTTAATTATTCTAAAGAGAAATTCTCTTTTGTTACTAATTATGGATTGCAATTGGGAAGAAACCGCGAGTTGCTGTACACAACGAGAACGCGTCCAAATCCTGATGATTTTATGAAATCTGAATTGACTACCGATTGGAAAAGAAGATTTAATAATTATTCTAATTTCGGATTTGGAGTTCAATATAGTTTTTCTCCAAATAATTATATTTCATTGGCTTATAGCGGAAATGTGAATGATTTAGGCGGAATTACAGAAAGCAGAAATTCCATTGCCAACAATTCTGGAAAGAGTTTTTATGCCACAGATGTTGATCGAAACGATGTTTTATTAAATCAGTTCATCAATTTGAATTATAATTGGACAACGGCCAAAGGTTCTTCACTATTTATAGGATCGCAATTTTCAAATTACAACCAAACCATAAGAGATTTTATTGAAGAAAGCAGTTTGGTAGAAGAAACAGATTCTGAAAGATTTTTAAAGAATAATGTGGGAAGCCGAATCAATATAATCGCAGTTCAAGCAGATTACTCGAAGAAAATAGATGAAAAAACTAAACTCGAAATAGGGGCGAAGTTTAGTCACGCTACAATAAACTCAGGAACAGATTTCTTGATTTCTAATGATGAAATAAATTTTGAGCTGGACGATGAGCTTTCGAGTGATTTTGAATACAATGAAAAAATTGCTGCCGTGTACTTTAATTATATTGGAAAATTAAACAAAAAGGTTAATTTTTCTCTTGGCGTAAGGGCAGAAAAAACGAGTTATAATTTATTTACAAATGCCAACGGAATTCAGAAATTTGATAAATCGTACGGTAATTTTTTTCCAAATGCACTTTTAAATTTTAATTTTTCAGAAGATTGGAAAGGGCATTTTTCGTATGTTTCCAGAATTACAAGACCCAGATATCAGGCTTTAAATCCGTATGTAATTTATCAGGATCCGTTTACGACGATTGAAGGAAATCCGAATCTGCTTCCAGAAAAAACACATGCTTTTGAAATAGGTGCGATGTACAAAAAGTTTGATTTTAAAGTCGGATACACTTATAAAATAGATCCGATTTCTGCGGCAGCTCTGCGTGGCGACACACCAAATAGCTATATTTTAAGAGCGCTGAATCTTGAAAAAGGGCATACTTTTTTTACTTCGCTTTCCAGATCTTTCAACGTCAAATGGTGGAATTCTGTTAATACTGCAAGCATCACATGGCAGAAATCTGTAGACAATTATTATGAGTTTGAATTTAGTCCTGTAGAACCTCAGATTTATTTATATACTAATAATACATTTACGATTCCTAAACTTTTTAAGCTCCAACTTTTGGCTTGGTATTTAAGCGATAGAAGTTATGGATTAGGAAGTGAAAACGGACGTTCGACAGTAACTTTAGGAATAGAGCGAAATTTTTTTAAAGATGCGCTAAGACTCAATTTTACTGCAAACGACATCTTTCATAAGTTTATGGTTTCTGGCGATTATAATGTGGGACAAACTCAGATTTATTATCACCGAACCTATAGCACCAATTATTTTAAATTAATTGCAACATACAATTTCGGAGATTCAAAAAAGACAACTTATAAAAAGTCAGAAGTGGAACAGTCGGAGAATAATAGGGCGAGGTAA
- a CDS encoding porin produces the protein MIKRKLLAVLLLLTCAANAQETNKQELNKQDVKNEVMRILDSINKAKLPETKSGGGVEEHWYDRISLRGYAQIRYNGLFSTNDKVSCEQCDRSWGTTSTAPDAKANNGLFIRRARLVFSGQVHPNVFFYFQPDFASSPSSGINNFVQIRDLYFDLSFDKKKEYRVRVGQSKIPYGFENMQSSSQRLTLDRADAINSSILNERDLGIFFYWAPAEIRQRFEMLVKDGYKGSGDFGVFALGVYNGQIANKLDGNRDLNVVARVTYPFVIGSQIIEPGIQAYTGKWAFTGEVSPGVTVNDPQYVKDQRVGATFVLYPRPFGIQTEYNFGTGPRYNTLTKNIDQTDLNGGYVLLNYKWDLKKQRIYPFAKFQYYDGGKKYEKDARSYVVRDYEFGVEWQPIKAFELTAEYVVADRTFEDSALPINRQQGNVLRLQVQFNF, from the coding sequence ATGATAAAAAGAAAACTATTGGCAGTTTTATTACTGCTAACTTGTGCTGCCAATGCACAGGAAACAAACAAGCAAGAGCTGAATAAACAGGATGTAAAAAACGAAGTAATGCGTATTTTAGATTCTATAAACAAAGCAAAACTTCCGGAGACTAAATCTGGAGGAGGAGTTGAAGAACATTGGTATGATAGAATCTCTTTAAGAGGTTATGCACAGATTAGATACAATGGACTGTTTTCTACAAACGATAAAGTTTCTTGTGAGCAATGTGATAGATCTTGGGGAACAACTTCGACAGCTCCAGATGCAAAAGCAAACAACGGACTTTTTATTCGCCGTGCCCGTTTAGTGTTTTCTGGACAAGTGCATCCGAATGTATTTTTCTATTTCCAGCCCGATTTTGCGAGTTCACCGTCAAGCGGAATTAATAACTTCGTTCAGATTCGTGACTTGTATTTTGATCTTTCTTTTGATAAGAAAAAAGAATATCGAGTACGTGTAGGGCAAAGTAAAATTCCATACGGATTTGAAAATATGCAGTCAAGCTCGCAGCGTTTAACTCTAGACCGCGCCGATGCAATTAACTCTTCAATTTTGAATGAGCGTGATTTAGGAATATTCTTTTATTGGGCTCCAGCCGAAATCAGACAGCGTTTTGAAATGCTGGTTAAAGACGGCTACAAAGGTTCTGGAGATTTTGGTGTTTTTGCACTAGGTGTTTACAACGGTCAAATCGCAAACAAATTGGATGGAAATAGAGATTTAAACGTGGTGGCGAGAGTAACTTATCCTTTTGTTATTGGAAGCCAGATTATAGAACCTGGAATTCAGGCTTACACTGGAAAATGGGCTTTTACAGGAGAAGTTTCACCAGGAGTTACGGTTAACGATCCTCAATATGTAAAAGATCAGCGTGTTGGAGCAACTTTTGTTTTATATCCAAGACCTTTCGGAATTCAAACGGAATACAACTTCGGAACTGGGCCTAGATACAATACGCTTACCAAAAATATTGACCAAACCGATTTGAATGGAGGTTACGTTTTGTTAAACTATAAATGGGATCTTAAAAAACAGCGTATTTATCCTTTTGCTAAATTTCAATATTATGATGGAGGAAAAAAATATGAAAAAGATGCTAGAAGTTATGTAGTAAGAGATTACGAATTTGGTGTTGAATGGCAGCCAATCAAAGCATTTGAACTTACAGCAGAATACGTTGTAGCAGACCGAACTTTTGAAGATAGCGCACTGCCAATAAACAGACAGCAAGGAAATGTACTAAGATTGCAAGTGCAGTTTAATTTCTAA
- a CDS encoding helix-turn-helix domain-containing protein, giving the protein MDTSKELLFFFSALGAFNGIILGIYFFFFTKKKYLTNYFLGALLFALSIRIGKSVFVYFHPELPKMYLQFGLTACFFIGPCLYYFIKSAVDEVQIMPKLWKFILAFWGTFIVAVGILYPYETYPKFWGGFLIRIIYFQWFVYIVSAGFALRGVLKKILSRKEKATPAEMWFSMLYFGNGLLFLFYFLAIIGAPGATYISGAVVFSFILYLGISILLYRKKTEDLFLLNGKISNRKIESADAIIWSEKLEKAMFEKSLYKNPNLTLQDLSQEINISSHQLSQFLNNNLGKNFTSYVNEFRINEACKIITSSDKLTLESVGYDVGFNSKSTFFTAFKKHTGTTPLNYQIQALQP; this is encoded by the coding sequence ATGGATACTAGCAAAGAACTTTTATTCTTTTTTAGTGCTTTAGGAGCTTTCAACGGAATTATTCTCGGCATTTATTTTTTCTTTTTCACCAAGAAAAAATATCTGACGAATTATTTTCTGGGCGCGCTTTTGTTTGCACTAAGTATTCGTATTGGAAAATCTGTATTTGTATATTTTCATCCCGAACTGCCAAAAATGTATCTTCAGTTTGGACTTACAGCTTGTTTTTTTATCGGACCATGTTTGTATTATTTCATCAAATCGGCAGTCGATGAAGTTCAGATAATGCCCAAATTATGGAAATTTATTCTGGCATTTTGGGGAACCTTTATTGTAGCTGTTGGCATTTTATATCCGTATGAAACGTATCCGAAATTTTGGGGAGGCTTTTTGATAAGAATCATTTATTTTCAATGGTTTGTTTACATTGTTTCAGCTGGTTTTGCACTTCGTGGCGTTTTGAAAAAAATCCTCAGCCGAAAAGAAAAAGCAACTCCTGCCGAAATGTGGTTTTCAATGCTCTATTTTGGAAATGGTTTATTATTTCTATTTTACTTTTTGGCGATCATTGGCGCGCCAGGTGCAACATACATAAGTGGTGCGGTTGTTTTTTCATTCATTTTATATTTAGGAATTTCGATTCTTTTGTACAGAAAAAAAACAGAAGACTTGTTTTTGTTGAATGGAAAAATCTCGAATAGAAAAATAGAATCAGCGGATGCCATAATCTGGTCAGAAAAACTTGAAAAAGCCATGTTTGAAAAGAGTTTATATAAAAATCCAAACTTAACGCTTCAAGATCTATCTCAAGAAATTAATATTTCAAGTCATCAATTATCGCAGTTTCTGAATAATAATTTAGGAAAGAATTTTACCAGTTATGTAAACGAATTCAGAATCAACGAAGCGTGTAAAATTATCACTTCTTCAGATAAATTAACTTTAGAATCTGTTGGTTACGATGTCGGTTTTAATTCTAAATCTACCTTTTTCACAGCATTCAAAAAACATACGGGAACCACTCCGCTTAATTATCAGATTCAGGCTTTACAGCCGTAA